Part of the Thermoanaerobaculia bacterium genome is shown below.
GAGATCGCAAGAGCGGCGCCCGGCGCCCAGTCGACGGTGCCGCCCGTGAAGCCGGAAGGCGGCCCCTTGCGGACCCGGAAGCGCGCCCCGCGGCCCAGGCCGCTCGCCAGGGCGAAGAGCCAGAGATGGGTCGGGAAGGCGCCGCCACTCCACTGCGGCAGGCCGTTCGGGTAGACGAGGCGCGCCGCCAGGGCGCCGAGCTGCCCGCCCTGCCGGCGATCCTCGGTGAACGCCTCGCGGATCCGATGGTCGCCGCCCTCGGTGACCTCGGCGTCGCTGTTCAGGAGCAGAAGCAGGTCGCCGGTGGCCTCGGTGAGGCCGCGGTTGATCGCGGCGCTGAAGCCGCGCGCCTCGGGATTTCGCAGCCACCGCCAGGCGTGGCCGTCCTGTTCGCCGAGGCCGGTCCGGTGCAGGAGGGGGACGCCGGGGTCGGTAGAGCCGTCGTCCACCACGAGGATCTCGAGCGGCGTCGTCCAGCGGGCGAGCGCGGCGAGGCACTGCGCCGCAAGATCGGCCCGGTTGTGGACCGGAATGACCACCGAGAGCCGGGACGCAGGCGAAGGGGCGGAGTCCATGCTGCGGCCAGATTACGGGCGCCGGCCCGGCTTGGCAAGGAGGGCAGGCGATATGATTTCGCACGATGAGTCCGACACCACGTGAGCGCC
Proteins encoded:
- a CDS encoding glycosyltransferase family 2 protein; its protein translation is MDSAPSPASRLSVVIPVHNRADLAAQCLAALARWTTPLEILVVDDGSTDPGVPLLHRTGLGEQDGHAWRWLRNPEARGFSAAINRGLTEATGDLLLLLNSDAEVTEGGDHRIREAFTEDRRQGGQLGALAARLVYPNGLPQWSGGAFPTHLWLFALASGLGRGARFRVRKGPPSGFTGGTVDWAPGAALAISREAFEEVGPFDESYRHYAQDLDYCQRLARAGRTVRVLGDWIVVHHLGGSVGQISDLASAHRSEEPGPLASSPAAAPNTGYDGQRLDLLWLDLLHWARRHRGARWAHRARRALLLGGRLRQLLLAKRRGTPEARAVDAAINAITAITALRRSSPT